Proteins from one Microcaecilia unicolor chromosome 2, aMicUni1.1, whole genome shotgun sequence genomic window:
- the LOC115462849 gene encoding histidine protein methyltransferase 1 homolog: protein MAFQFNFAIDETEKLEHICETGESLSDLAVDNKEESLMQRTFVVSDELCIRSPHNQDMKEPESAEKQACLKIAKEHSVPVDINRALENKVVEGMPGLQYVNVSVVEMMLADSDKHAEGIVSKTVSSQSDLISGVYEGGLKIWECTFDLLNYLEDKDVQFTDKKVLDLGCGAGLLGITALKRKAKEVHFQDYNSTVIDEITVPNVLLNCDIEGKEGNPDNYQPSSKRCKKAVKNQGILPGCRFFSGEWSQFSHLVKNEKYDVILTSETIYNSNYFSALHNTLSALLDKKGLIYMASKAHYFGVGGGIHLFENFVQERNTFSVKTVKVIDEGLQRFIVEMSFKNYE from the coding sequence ATGGCATTCCAATTTAACTTTGCCATAGATGAGACTGAAAAATTAGAACACATCTGTGAAACAGGTGAAAGTCTGAGTGACTTAGCGGTGGACAACAAAGAGGAATCTTTAATGCAAAGAACATTCGTAGTTTCTGATGAACTATGCATCAGATCCCCACACAACCAAGACATGAAAGAACCCGAGTCCGCAGAAAAACAGGCCTGCTTGAAAATTGCTAAAGAGCATAGTGTGCCAGTTGATATCAACAGAGCACTGGAAAATAAAGTTGTAGAAGGTATGCCAGGTCTGCAATACGTCAATGTTTCTGTGGTGGAAATGATGTTGGCTGATAGTGACAAGCATGCAGAAGGCATAGTATCCAAGACTGTTTCTTCCCAATCTGACCTAATCTCTGGCGTCTATGAAGGAGGGTTGAAGATCTGGGAATGCACTTTTGATCTCCTGAATTATTTGGAGGATAAAGATGTGCAGTTCACTGACAAAAAAGTGTTGGATCTTGGCTGTGGAGCAGGGCTACTGGGCATTACTGCACTAAAGCGAAAAgcaaaagaagttcattttcaagaCTACAACAGCACCGTCATTGATGAAATAACAGTGCCAAATGTGTTACTTAACTGTGATATTGAGGGAAAAGAAGGCAATCCGGACAACTACCAACCAAGCTCAAAAAGAtgtaaaaaagctgtcaaaaatCAAGGCATTCTGCCCGGGTGCCGATTTTTCTCTGGAGAATGGTCACAGTTCAGTCATCTAGTTAAAAATGAAAAGTATGATGTCATTCTCACCTCAGAGACCATTTACAATAGTAATTATTTCAGTGCTTTGCACAACACTCTTTCTGCTTTACTAGATAAGAAAGGACTTATCTATATGGCTAGTAAAGCACATTACTTTGGGGTTGGAGGTGGTATTCATCTGTTTGAGAACTTTGTGCAGGAGAGAAATACGTTCAGTGTTAAAACTGTCAAGGTCATTGATGAAGGACTTCAGAGGTTCATTGTTGAAATGTCTTTTAAGAATTATGAGTAA